One stretch of Cryptosporidium parvum Iowa II chromosome 3, whole genome shotgun sequence DNA includes these proteins:
- a CDS encoding 14-3-3 domain containing protein, with the protein ILRTQHTIRDSELNIKNSKMSDSVNARESNVYMAKLAEQAERYDEMAKYMKDVVEARQESEELTVEERNLLSVAYKNAVGSRRSSWRIISSVEQKEHSRNAEDASKMCGKYRSKVEAELTDICNDILTMLDKHLIPTATSPDSKVFYFKMKGDYHRYISEFSTGDSKQSSAEDALKAYKDATVVAKDLEPTHPIRLGLALNFSVFHYEILNEPRAAIDMAKEAFEMAIEQLDKLSEDCYKDSTLIMQLLRDNLTLWTADLGASGEAEGAPEAS; encoded by the coding sequence ATACTAAGAACTCAGCACACTATTCGTGATTCTGaacttaatattaagaattcaaaaatgaGTGATTCAGTAAATGCAAGAGAGTCTAATGTTTATATGGCCAAATTGGCTGAACAGGCTGAACGTTATGATGAAATGGCCAAATACATGAAGGATGTTGTTGAGGCAAGACAAGAATCTGAAGAACTTACTGTAGAAGAAAGAAACTTACTTAGCGTTGCTTATAAGAATGCTGTTGGATCCAGAAGATCTTCATGGAGAATAATCTCTTCTGTTGAGCAGAAAGAACACAGCAGAAATGCCGAGGATGCCAGCAAGATGTGTGGAAAGTATAGAAGCAAAGTTGAGGCTGAGCTTACAGATATTTGCAATGACATCTTGACTATGCTTGACAAGCACTTAATTCCAACAGCAACAAGTCCAGATAGTAAAGTTTTCTATTTCAAGATGAAGGGAGATTATCACAGATATATCTCCGAGTTCTCCACAGGTGACTCCAAGCAGAGCTCTGCTGAGGATGCCTTAAAAGCTTACAAGGATGCTACAGTTGTTGCTAAGGATTTGGAACCAACTCACCCAATTAGACTTGGCTTAGCATTGAACTTCTCAGTATTCCATTATGAAATATTGAATGAACCAAGAGCAGCTATAGATATGGCCAAGGAAGCTTTTGAAATGGCTATTGAACAATTAGACAAGTTATCTGAAGATTGCTATAAAGATTCTACTCTAATTATGCAGCTCTTGAGAGATAACTTGACTTTATGGACTGCAGACTTGGGCGCATCCGGAGAAGCTGAAGGTGCTCCAGAAGCATCATAA
- a CDS encoding 60S ribosomal protein L12, translating into ITMPPAGKADPSEVKYLYIRQLGGEVGATSVLAPKLGPLGMSPKKVGDDIAKGTAAWKGMKVCVKLTVQNRQAKIDVVPTATCLLIKELKEPIRDRKKVKNIKHSGNLSMNQVISVARAMKFKSRAKAFSGTVKEILGTCNAIGCTVDGQKPVDLQKMIDAGEIEVPTA; encoded by the coding sequence ATCACAATGCCACCAGCAGGTAAAGCAGATCCATCTGAAGTCAAGTACTTGTACATCAGACAACTTGGAGGTGAGGTAGGAGCAACATCTGTCTTAGCCCCAAAGCTCGGTCCATTGGGTATGTCACCAAAAAAAGTTGGTGATGATATTGCCAAGGGTACAGCTGCCTGGAAGGGTATGAAGGTTTGTGTTAAGCTTACTGTTCAAAATCGTCAGGCTAAGATTGATGTTGTCCCAACTGCAACATGTTTGTTGATTAAAGAGCTCAAGGAGCCAATTAGAGACAGAAAGAAGGTTAAGAACATCAAGCACAGCGGAAACTTGTCAATGAACCAAGTTATTTCTGTTGCTCGTGCAATGAAATTCAAGTCAAGAGCTAAGGCATTTTCTGGTACCGTTAAGGAGATTCTCGGAACATGTAATGCAATTGGTTGCACTGTAGATGGACAAAAACCAGTTGATTTACAAAAGATGATTGATGCAGGTGAGATTGAGGTTCCAACTGCATAA